The following proteins are co-located in the Bacteroidales bacterium genome:
- a CDS encoding HDIG domain-containing protein, which yields MTHEKALELLHEYVKNPRTIAHCLSSEAVLRAIAKRLGQDENKWGLAGLLHDLDVELTHDKPEIHGHETIRILRQEGIDEEILDAIIRHNEMNNSGERTTVFHHALAAGETITGLVTATALVYPDKKVASVKTKSVVKRMKEKAFAASVNREAIMECERIGIPLPEFAELSINAMAGISEEIGL from the coding sequence ATGACACACGAAAAAGCTCTCGAATTATTGCATGAATACGTTAAGAACCCCAGAACAATAGCCCATTGCCTTTCATCTGAAGCGGTGTTGCGGGCCATTGCCAAGCGGCTCGGACAAGATGAAAATAAATGGGGTCTGGCCGGCTTGCTGCACGACCTGGATGTGGAACTCACCCACGACAAACCTGAAATCCACGGCCATGAAACCATCCGCATCCTCCGGCAGGAAGGGATTGATGAAGAAATCCTGGATGCCATTATCCGGCATAATGAAATGAATAACAGTGGTGAGCGAACCACAGTTTTTCATCATGCACTGGCTGCCGGTGAAACCATCACGGGATTAGTTACTGCAACTGCGTTGGTTTATCCTGACAAAAAGGTAGCTTCGGTAAAGACCAAATCCGTGGTGAAGCGCATGAAAGAAAAGGCTTTTGCTGCCTCTGTGAACCGTGAGGCCATCATGGAATGTGAGAGAATCGGTATTCCGCTTCCCGAGTTTGCCGAACTCTCCATCAATGCGATGGCGGGTATTTCCGAAGAAATTGGACTCTGA
- a CDS encoding septum formation initiator family protein has translation MWKKIARILKNKYFIAVLAFVIWMLFFDRNSMMYRYKQNLTLNKHQQEREFYLSEIEKDSIALHELSSDTQNLIRFAREKYLMKKDDEDIYLIIEE, from the coding sequence ATGTGGAAGAAAATTGCACGAATTCTTAAAAACAAATATTTCATTGCCGTTCTGGCATTTGTCATCTGGATGCTGTTTTTCGACCGCAACAGCATGATGTACCGCTATAAGCAAAACCTGACCCTCAATAAGCACCAGCAGGAAAGAGAATTTTACCTCAGTGAAATCGAAAAGGACAGCATCGCCCTCCACGAACTCTCGTCCGACACCCAAAACCTCATCCGCTTCGCACGGGAGAAATATTTAATGAAGAAGGATGATGAGGATATTTATTTGATTATTGAGGAATAG
- a CDS encoding RtcB family protein, whose protein sequence is MKKTINSERIPIKLWLNEVEEGALKQMKNLANLPFSFRHVAIMPDCHEGFGMPIGGVLATNGVIIPNAVGVDIGCGMCAIKTSLPDINRDVLKKIVGEVKQSIPLGFNHHKQNQDYTLMPAGYDVDNMPVTAREYNSALKQVGTLGGGNHFIEFQKGSDGHIWIMIHSGSRNIGKQVADHYNRLAGKLNEQWGSPQTKTMQLAYLPVDSVEGQVYISEMNYCIDFALANRKHMAQKVCEILNEASGCDFLDFEGHDMINIAHNYAALEKHFGKEVFVHRKGATRAGKGQLGIIPGSQGAQSYIVRGKGSAESFESCSHGAGRVMGRKEAIRRLDLQTERHKLEEKGILHSLHSASDLDEAASCYKNIDEVMRNQDDLVDIVIELQPLAVVKG, encoded by the coding sequence ATCAAAAAAACCATAAACAGCGAACGTATCCCCATCAAACTCTGGCTCAATGAAGTGGAAGAAGGCGCCCTGAAACAGATGAAAAACCTGGCCAACCTGCCCTTCTCATTCCGGCATGTGGCCATCATGCCCGATTGTCACGAAGGTTTTGGGATGCCTATTGGCGGGGTGCTGGCCACCAACGGTGTAATCATCCCCAACGCGGTGGGTGTTGACATTGGCTGCGGAATGTGCGCCATCAAAACCTCCCTGCCAGATATTAATAGAGATGTACTGAAAAAGATTGTTGGCGAAGTAAAGCAAAGCATTCCCCTTGGGTTCAATCACCATAAACAAAATCAGGATTACACTTTAATGCCTGCCGGTTATGACGTTGACAACATGCCGGTGACAGCAAGGGAATACAACAGCGCCCTCAAACAGGTCGGAACGCTAGGCGGAGGCAATCATTTTATCGAGTTCCAGAAAGGCTCGGACGGCCATATCTGGATCATGATCCACTCGGGCAGCCGTAACATTGGCAAGCAGGTGGCTGATCATTACAACCGTCTGGCCGGTAAACTGAATGAGCAATGGGGCAGTCCGCAAACCAAAACCATGCAACTGGCTTATCTTCCGGTTGATTCGGTTGAAGGCCAGGTGTATATCAGCGAAATGAACTACTGCATTGATTTTGCCCTTGCGAACCGAAAGCATATGGCCCAAAAGGTTTGCGAGATACTGAATGAGGCAAGCGGCTGTGATTTCCTGGATTTTGAAGGCCACGACATGATCAACATCGCCCATAATTATGCAGCCTTGGAAAAGCATTTTGGCAAAGAAGTTTTTGTACACCGCAAAGGTGCGACCCGGGCGGGGAAAGGTCAGTTAGGCATCATCCCGGGAAGTCAGGGTGCACAAAGCTACATTGTGAGAGGCAAAGGCAGCGCCGAAAGTTTTGAAAGCTGCAGTCATGGTGCCGGGCGGGTGATGGGGCGCAAGGAAGCCATCCGCCGCCTCGATCTGCAAACCGAACGCCACAAACTTGAAGAAAAAGGCATACTGCACAGTCTCCACTCCGCCAGCGATCTTGATGAAGCCGCAAGCTGCTATAAAAACATTGATGAAGTAATGCGCAACCAGGATGATCTTGTGGATATCGTGATTGAACTGCAGCCGCTGGCGGTGGTTAAAGGGTGA